One Nematostella vectensis chromosome 10, jaNemVect1.1, whole genome shotgun sequence genomic window carries:
- the LOC116614734 gene encoding signaling peptide TAXIMIN 2, whose amino-acid sequence MSTSDGSEELAKLVQGPGPESHSEKNASRRGRSCWGYCCRCCRCLAGVLLFPVVLLLSILGGIVWLLLCPLRCCSPCVSPLIDLVVQLLTLPLKLFRWIAGATEEDEKDDAPSKGDPEK is encoded by the exons ATGAGTACAAGCGATGGCTCAGAAGAACTAGCCAAGTTAGTTCAGGGCCCAGGACCAGAAAGCCATAGCGAGAAAAATGCGAGTCGCCGAGGGAGATCTTGCTGGGGTTACTGCTGCAGATGTTGTCGGTGTTTAGCCGGCGTGTTACTGTTTCCTGTTGTTCTTTTGCTCTCCATACTTGGAGGGATTGTCTGGCTACTCCTCTGTCCAT TGCGTTGCTGTAGCCCGTGCGTAAGTCCGCTGATCGATCTCGTCGTCCAGCTGCTCACGCTGCCGCTGAAATTGTTCCGATGGATTGCAGGCGCTACCGAAGAAGACGAGAAAGACGATGCCCCCAGCAAGGGTGACCCAGAGAAATAG
- the LOC5507425 gene encoding isocitrate dehydrogenase [NAD] subunit gamma, mitochondrial → MAAVIRRILSNGFSRSNLLQATVRAAPQVIKKNLAYHPHHVPPPARYGGRNTVTLIPGDGIGPEMVVAVQDIFRHIGVPVDFEELNLSGLDIKDEDSYLGAFNEAITSIKRNGVAMKGNIFTPLDAIPGFRSLNLELRVHLDLFANIVRCKSIPGIQTRHNNVDLVIIRQNTEGEYSHLEHENVSGVIENLKVTTEEACMKIAQYAFDFAEKHDRKKVTAVHKANIMKMGDGLFLRCCEEMSHSYPNIEFNSMIIDNCCMQLVAHPQQFDVMVLPNLYGSIVSNIGASLVGGPGIVPGENIGGDYAIFESGSRHTGLDIQGKDISNPISMLFASTLMLEHLEFTAYADLINSAILKVVQRGVLTADVGGSHTTTQFLSALKSELDQVSRTRKIF, encoded by the exons ATGGCTGCCGTGATTCGAAGAATACTCAGTAATGGATTCTCTCGTTCAAATTTGCTACAAGCAACTGTTAGGGCTGCTCCGCAAGtaataaaaaag AACTTGGCATACCATCCGCACCATGTTCCTCCCCCGGCAAGGTATGGAGGTCGCAACACCGTCACTCTTATTCCTGGGGATGGCATTGGACCGGAGATGGTGGTAGCTGTACAGGATATTTTCAG ACATATTGGTGTGCCGGTTGACTTTGAGGAACTAAATCTTAG TGGGCTTGACATTAAGGACGAGGATTCTTATTTGGGTGCATTTAATGAGGCAATTACTTCCATCAAGAGAAATGGTGTTGCAATGAAAG GAAACATTTTCACCCCTTTGGATGCAATTCCTGGCTTTCGCTCTTTGAATCTAGAACTTAG AGTGCACCTAGATCTTTTTGCCAATATCGTCAGGTGCAAATCTATCCCTGGCATCCAAACCAG GCATAATAATGTTGATCTGGTCATCATACGACAGAATACAGAGGGAGAATACAGCCATTTGGAACATGAG AATGTATCTGGGGTTATTGAGAATCTTAAAGTGACCACAGAAGAAGCTTGCATGAAGATTGCACAGTATGCATTTGATTTTGCTGAGAAACATGACCGGAAAAAGGTTACTGCTGTGCATAAAGCAAACATAAT GAAAATGGGAGATGGTTTGTTCTTGCGATGCTGTGAGGAGATGTCACACAGCTACCCAAACATTGAATTTAACAGCATGATTATTGACAACTGCTGCATGCAG CTTGTTGCACATCCTCAGCAGTTTGATGTGATGGTTCTTCCCAACCTTTATGGCAGCATTGTCAGCAACATTGGTGCATCCCTTGTTGGTGGACCAGGAATTGTACCAGGAGAAAACATTGGTGGTGATTATGCCATCTTTGAGTCG ggatcccgacACACTGGGCTTGATATCCAGGGCAAGGACATCTCTAACCCAATCAGCATGCTGTTTGCAAGTACACTGATGTTGGAGCATCTAGA ATTCACAGCGTATGCTGACTTGATCAACAGTGCAATCCTAAAGGTTGTACAGAGAGGAGTG CTAACCGCTGACGTCGGTGGCAGTCACACTACGACCCAGTTCCTCTCGGCTTTGAAGTCGGAGCTCGACCAAGTCTCCAGGACTAGAAAAATCTTTTGA